The Metallosphaera hakonensis JCM 8857 = DSM 7519 genome includes the window CCACACTTCTCGCGATTCCAAGAATTGACCACGCCTCGTCGCTATCCATGGTGTAAACGTGGAGAATGGGACCTTGAACGATAAGCCATAACCTCCTTATCTGGCCTTTTTCCAAGACTCCTTCCAGTTCATCCTCACTTAGGACTAAGTGGTTCTTATATATTACAGACGAGTCCTTTCTGGCCCAAGGATAGATAGCGTCTATGATGGTGATTCTCCCGCTACAACTGCTGTATGTGAACGCCTTATCCCTCTTCATAAATGCGTCCAATAGATCCCAGATGTCCGGATCCAGGTATCCGATGTCCTTATCCCTAAGAAGTCTTTGTATTGCCTCTTCCTTGAACTTCTTCCATTCCTGTTCTTTCCTAGAGTCCATTTTTACACCTAATTATCGTGATTCTAAGAGTCTCGAGCTAATCTATATAACTATGGCCAGTTCGTTCTAGGGGATATCAGGTTGGAGATCCGGGTAGCCTTGTAGCACTTTTCAAGATTGTTTACTGTACATTAAATCAATGGTTGAAGCTTCCACGTATAGATGTGTAAATAACGACATTTCTGGTAATAGTTCTAAAATAGATATTTATCCTAAACGCCTTCAACCCCGGCTAAGAACTAATCAGAAACATTGAGGAGAACACGCAACTATACCCAGTAACCTCAATTCTAACTAAAGACGTAGTGAGTGTTGTTAATCTTTGAACAGAGGATCAACGAACGCGCCTCATCTCCAAATAATCTAGTAAAGTTTAGGCATTGTAATGTTATGGATGAACTTTCCTTAATGTCCAGGGGTATTGCAATAAGCGGAGCAAGACAACTGATCGGTAGTAATTCCACAAAATTCTTAACCATTTGGATAGCGTAAAATAAGAAATGAAAAAGGCAAAAACTTGCTGGAAGTACTAGGGAAACGTCTCAGCGTAGACGAGATAGTTCACTTTCCTAGAAATATAACCAAAGATCAATTCATTAGATCCCATTCCTATCCTTATTTAATGAGAGCTATCGACGTTTTGAAACTTTATATGGAATCTGAGGAATATAGGATAGAAGTCGACAGCATAGATCCGGATAGCCTGTTGGAGCTCGTTGAGGTGCCATTGGAAGCTCAAGTAATCATCAATAACGGCATCAGGAGAAGACTTGTTTTCCTAGCTTTCTTAAAAATAGTATATGATTGCGATCCAGAGTTCGTCAGGGATTACCTCAATCTTCAGCATAGCCTTGAAGAGATTCACAAAAAATATGGAGTATATACTGAGCTCGAATATGTAGCTCTTCATTGTATGCACGCTGTTAGGGACGAGGACGCCTCCCATGCCCTCAAGAAGTTGAAAACCTTTATACTCTCTCGAAAGAGTAATGCCCATGGACTTTGATGTAATAGTAATAGGCGGTGGAGTTGCGGGAGTTTCCGCAGCCTTAAGAGCCTCAGAGTTGGGAAAGTCAGTTGTATTAGTGGAGAGGGATCAGATCGGAGGAGAATGCATAAATAGGGCGTGCATACCTTCAAAGACGCTAATTGACGCTGTAAAAACAGTTAACAGGGTCTCGTCGTCTCCTTGGATTGTCTCTTCTTCTGCCCTAGACTATGCAAGATTAAATGAGAACAAAGCTAGAATAATATCTGCCATAAAAGAGAAAATGGAAAGAAACCTCTCCTCCAAGAATGTTAGGGTAATCAAGGGAAACGCTAAAATTAAGGGTCAAGGCGAAGTTGAAGTTGACGGACGGGTAATTACAGCTGACTACACGGTCTTCTCCACAGGCTCAGTACCTCTATCTCTACCAGATTTTCCACTAAATGGTAAAAACGTATTAGATCCATGGACTGCAATGAACTTGAAGGAAATAAAGAACAGGATCATTATAGTTGGAGGAGGAGTGGCAGGAGTCGAATTGGCGACCCTATTCAGGGCACTTAACAAAGAGGTTACTATCCTAGAGCTTATGCCACAACTGCTCCCTGGATTCGATAAGGACTTGGCAATCACCACAAAGAAAAGACTTGAGGAGAAGGGCATTAGAGTTTATCTAAACGCTAAATCCAAGATCGTAAACTCTGAAAGCACGGTGAAGTTCTCGGTTAATCTTCCCAACGCATCGGAGGAGGTAGAAGGGGATCTGGCTGTGGTAACCATAGGGAGGAAGGCAAGCACAGAGAACTTGAACCTAAAGGAGATAGGAGTCGAGGCAGATCAAAGGGGCTACATTAAGGTCGATGAGAGAGGGAAAACTACCAATCCCAAAGTTTTCGCCGCTGGAGACGTGGCCGGCGTCCCGCTCTCTGCAACGAAGGCCTGGAGACAGGGAATTGTAGTTGGAGATAACCTTGGAGGAAAGGACAGCAAGATGTCGAGATATATACCATCTTCCATATTCGCGGACATGGAGATAGGGACTGTGGGAAAAACTGCTGACGATCTAAGAAAGGCAGGAGTTGAGGTCAAGGAGGTTACAGTGGAGATGAGAGACATACCTAGGGCTTGGACACTCAATGAGATTGAGGGATTCCTTAAACTCGTTGTGGCAGGAGATAAGATTGAAGGTGCACATATGATCGGCGAGGGAGCTACTGAGGTCATTAATACAATCGCTTTGGCAATGGAGTTGGGAATATCGATTAACCAGCTATATTCGGTGACGTTTTCTCATCCCACTGTAAGCGAAGTTATCGGAGAAGCGGTTCAAAGGTTGACTCGCGGAGAAATATATTAACGTCTTAGACTCTAAATAGAAATGGATGAGCATCGATAGGGAGAGGAGGCAAGTTAAGAAACTTTTCGCGTTCCTCTTTTTGGCATCTAGGGGAGGACCGACTAGAATAAGGATTGTTCAGGCGCTCCTGGATACTCCTCTCAACGCCAATCAGCTCAGTAACCTCCTCTCTCTAGATTACAAAACCGTTCAGCACCATCTAGATGTCTTGGTAGATAATAGAATACTAGTTAAGGAGGGACCTGGGTATGGAGCAGTTTATAAGCCAAGCAAGTCCTTTTTGATGTACGTTGATATCTTTACGGAGTTAGCTTCACAAGTGAAAGTCTCAAAGTACACAAAGAAATAACCCTAAACCCTCTTAAGCTCTTTGCCGCAATAACAATACCATGAAGAGGGAGTTGCAGAAGCTACTAGTGGAGGTTAAAATGGCCAGAGGAAAGCTTAGACTATGGCAAAACCGCCTAGGTATGAAGGCGGAGCAATTCAGGAGATTATCAGTTAGTAACGCTACAAGGTTCTCCTCGCTAGCTGAACAGTATGCCAAAGAGTCAGAGCAATTGGATAACATATTGAACTATTTGAACAGGTTAGACGTACTTTTCGAGATGCTCGAAATCAAACTGGAAACAATAGTCTATATAGATTATATATCACAGGACCTTGTTAGTGTGGTTGAGGCACTGAGAGAGTTCAAGAAGGCTACGCCCATGTTAAGCACCGAGTTGAGCATCCTAATAGATGAGTTCTATACAGGTTTCTACGAGTCAGTTCAGGTTCCAGAACCTGTAAGGATCAAGGCTAAAGAGGAGGCTAAATCAATACTTAAGGAAAGTGAAACTATTGCTAACAATAGGACTCAGACTAAAATTGGGACTAAAGCTTAAAAGTATATAGTTCTATATAATCCATGCAAAGTAAATCCTCAAGGAGAATCCAGTTAACAGGCGGGTCCACCTACATTATATCGTTACCCAAATCGTGGGTGAGACAATTATCGTTGAACCCTGGAGACGAAGTTGAGATAGTTCAAGACAACAACTTTAGGCTACTTTTGGTTCCCAAGGGTCTACCCCAGGACGTGAAACAGAATAGAGCAACTATAACCTGCGAGAACTTGAGACCGACCTTTGCGGTGAGAGAGTTCATAGCGTATTACATGGCAGGATTCATGGTGGTTTCCCTTCTCTGTCCCAAGATGAAGGCAGAGGACAGGGCATTGGTGAAGGATACAGTGAGGAAAAGGTTGTTAGGTGCTGAGGTCATTGAGGAGGACATGTCTACCTTGACCGTGCAATTTTTGGTTAACGAGAAGGACCTTCCGGTTTCAAGGGCAATAAATAGGGCGGCGGTCATCACTCAAAACATGTTTAAGGACACCCTTGATGCCCTCAGGAACGGTGACGGGGAAATGGCTAAGGAAGTTCAAGAAAGGGACGACGAAGTGGATAGATTTTATTTTTACGTTGCGAGACAACTTACCTTAAGTATCACATCGTTTGAAATCTTAGAGGAAGAGGGTTACAACGCGACCCAAATAGTTGACATATATTCCGCCATCAAGTCCATAGAGAGGATCGCAGATCATGCAAGCAGGATATCCAGTCTAATCCCTGAAGTGGGCCAACAGGCTCCCAATAGTGTAATTGATTTCGGGGACAAAGTCCTCGAGGTGTATAGGGAATCGGCTAGAGCTTTTCTTAATGGTAAGAGAGAGATAGCTAATAAGATAATTGACCAGGATTACGAACTGGCGGCCCTCCACAAGAAAGTCATGGAGTCAATCATAACTTCCAGGGATATAATGAAGCCTTCCCTCTTACTAATAATGGACTCCTTCAGGAGAATAAGCAGATACTCATTGGATTTGGCTGAAACCACAATAAACATTCTAGCGAAGACAAAGAATGAAACTACGGTTAAAAGCGATTGACGGACAAACCTAAGTTCTCGGACTGAAATTGGGTATAGGCTCTAGAAAGTTCCTCTATGTTGGTAGCCTTCTTTACTCTCTTTATTAAGGCCATCAATGCGTCCCTATCCTCTAAGGTGTAGGGACCTCTCCTATATAGGATTAAGGCGCACTGCGGGTTCATAACTCCAATACTCATGTAACCCTTGATGAGCAGGGAATCCGCAGTCTCCAAATCAGGCGAGGAGAACAGGCAGATTCCTGGGTGAGTGTGGGCTGAAGTGACCCCATGGGGCATTGGCAAACTCACCCTATTTTCTTCCCCCTCGAAAATTACATATTCTCCGCTCTCCAGGGTAAAGGATATGAACTCTATTCCGTTTTTCATTGTTCTCCGTGAATATTCCATGAACACTTCTCTGAGAAATCTCAAATGCTCCTTGAAGATCTCTTCATAGAGTGAGGTAAACGGAAAAGGTGCTTTTCCCAGCTCAGCCCCATTCACGGGAACTTCGGTGAAAAGAGCATTGAAGTCGGTTGTAGGCTGAACGTCATATTCCTCATATATTTCCTCAGCCTTATTGAGAAGTTCCGAGAGCTTAGCTAATCTCCGAGAAGTCTCATGGAGTCCTATTTTTTGCTCCTTCACAGGTTTTCATAACCTCCTCTTGACTTTGAGCGATCTCCCTTAATTTTTGAGCTGGATCCCTAGCTTGGTAAACCGATCTTCCCACGATCTCGTAATCGGCTCCATGACAAATTGCAGTCCCTGGCTTAGCACCCTGTGCACCAACTCCTGGAGATATTATCACCTTGTCTGGGAAGTCCTCTCTAACCCTGGCAATCATATCCGGTCTAGTGGCTGGGGCAACTAACCCCTTCGGGTTGATCTTCGATGCGATCTCCCTTAGGTAAGGATAGAAAGCGTCGTTCCATCCAGGGTGGGACATCGACACCACAAGGAACAGGTCTATTTCGTTTTCAACTAGCTTATCTAAAGCTCCTTGGACTCCAATGAAACTGTGAGCTATGAACGCGTTACCTAAACTCCTTAGATTATTTACTATCATTTCCATGGTGTTATCTATATCAGCGAGTTTAAGATCCAGGATCCTGATTCCCTGAAACCTCCTTACCAAGCTCTCAAGCTTAACCCTCTCCATTGAGAGGATGAGGGGCCAGCCAATCTTCACTCCTCCTAGATAAGGATTCAGGTCATCCACGAGCTCCTCCGAAACGGGGAAGTCCAGAGAGAGGATTATTTTCTTCATCTTGTTCCACCAAGGTAGTCCAGGATTAACTTTCTCTCGCTTTCGTTGAGCTTTTCTGAAACGGATCTCAATATCTCTGATATTCTGAAGACTGCTCTAAACTCGATTCCTAACCTGGCCAACTTATCCCTTGCCCCTTCCTCCCTGTCTACTATAACCAGGGCTCCCACTACATTCCCACCACTTTTGCTTACCTCCAAAGACGCCTTCTCTATGGACCCACCCGTGGTTGCCACGTCATCGACAATTAAGACTCTCTTGTTCGAAACTTCGGCCTCCACTAACTTATCAGTTCCGTATCCCTTCTTCTCAACCCTAACGTATCCCATTGGTAGGTTCATTTTACAGGCTATGAACGAGGCCAACGGAACTCCACCTGTAGCTACGCCCAAAACTATATCGAAATTCATGTCCTTAATCTTAGCTAGTGCCTCATCTACAACTTGAGGAAACTCTGGAAAACTGGGAAATCTTCTTAGATCAATGTAATAGGGACTAGTCCTACCTGATGTGAGAACGAAGTTTCCTATGAGAAGGAGCTTCCTTTTAATCAAAACTTCTCCTATATCCATGTATCCCTGTCTAGATAGAAGGAAAAGAGTTTAAATATAGTTCGAGTTAATAGTTTTAAGGGCATTACGTGAGAGATGTAATTTCGGTTCTAGATTTTTCAAAGGAAGAAATTCTCAAACTTTTCGACCTCACGGAAAAGCACCTGAACAACCAATTTAGGCCCAAACTTGAGGGAAAGATAGTAGCCACTGCCTTCTTTGAACCCAGTACCAGGACTGCCCTTAGCTTCTCCAGCGCGGCCCTTTCAATTGGAGCCAAAGTTCTGGGATTCTCATCTGACGAAGCTACCTCTGTGTCCAAGGGAGAAAACCTGGCGGACACCATAAGAATGCTTGACAACTACGCAGATTGCATTGTAATGAGGCACAAGCTTGATGGATCGGCAAAGTTCGCCGCAGAAATCGCCTCTAAGCCGGTAATAAATGCAGGAGACGGAAAGAGGGAACATCCCACTCAGGCTCTCATAGATATGTTTACTGTGATGAAACTTTTTGGCCAACTTGAGAATTTAGTTTTCGGTTTCATAGGCGATTTGAGGTACGCCAGGACAGTGAACAGCATGCTCAGGATCCTCACGCTTTTCAAGCCCAAAATGGTTTACTTAATCTCGCCTCAACAGCTCAGAGCAAGGACAGAGATACTCGAGGGTCTCAACTACCCCTTTAAGGAAATTACAGACGTGAGGGACGTTGCTGGGGAACTCGATGTTCTTTACGTGACGCGAATACAGAGGGAGAGATTCCTAGATGAGGATGAATACGAAAAAGTGAAGGAGAGTTACAAGGTAGACGTTAAAACAGTGGAAGCAATGAGAAAGGACTCCGCAATTCTTCACCCATTACCTAGGGTCTCCGAAGTAGATAGAAAAATAGATTCCATGCCTCAAGCCAAGTACTTTTTGGAGGCGTCATACGCGGTTCCACTTAGGTCAGTACTACTTCACGAGGTAATGACAGGTGATTGAATTGAAAAGTGGTTTGATCGTGAGCAAGATAAAGGATGGGACGGTAATAGATCATATACCAGCCGGGAGAGCCCTTGCTGTCCTCAAGGTCCTAGGGATTCGGGGAATTGAGGGATCTAGGATTGCTCTAGTTATGAACGCTGAAAGCTCCAAATACGGTAGAAAGGACATACTTAAGATCGAGGATAGAACCATTGAGGAGAAGGAGGCGGAGTTAATTACCCTTATCGCGCCAGAGGCCACCATCAACATCATCAAGGAATACGAGGTTGTAGGTAAGAGGAAACAAGAAATTCCAGATTTCATAACAGGCCTACTCAAATGCAGTAATCCCTCTTGCGTTACCAACAATGATCCGGAGGCAGTGTCCAAGTTCAGAACCATAGTGAAGAGACCAATAGTCCTCTCCTGCACTTACTGCGAGACCAGACTGACCGAGGACGAAGTCATGAGGCAGATTCTAGGATGATATCCAGGGTCCTAGAATACCATAGGGAGAGGAAGACCACCAGGTTCACATTAAGTTATTCGGGTGTCAGGCCTAGGCCAGGTCAGTTCGTGGCTCTGGTAATTCCTGGAGAAAAGGAAATCCCGTTGGGGGTAGCAGACTATAGGGAAGGGGAGGTTGAGATATACATTGATTCGTGGAATCTGGCACAATGGATGATCTCCAGGGAGAAGGTGATTTTGGAGGGCCCTTTCGGAAGACAATTGAAGTTGGGTAATGTAAAGGGAATATCAACGGGGGATCTGTATCACGACCTACTATTTCCTCTTAGGGAGGCCAGGAGAATGGGTTTTGACGCTAAACTTGAGTGCCTGGACGAATGTGACACCGTCTTTACTTCCAAGGAGAGAGAGAATTGGGACCTAATTATAGCCTCAGTTCCTCGCGAAGTTATTGGAAAATTACCGGCTGGAACCCTAGTCTACGTTAGGTGGGCTAAAATGAACTGTATGGCAGGGGTATGCGGAGTATGTCAAATCAGAGGTAAGTTAGCTTGTGTAGAGGGCCCATTCTTAGAGGTGGAGAAGGTTGTGGATTAAAGGTAAGATTTTTGTCGATGGAATAACTGAGGGATGCGTAGGTTTCGATAGAAGGATAAAGGAACTCAAGAAGGAATGTAAACCAGACCTAAAATTTCCCGACGATTCCCTAATATTTCCTGCTGGAGTCGATATGCACGTTCATTTAAGGGGGCTACGGCTAGCTTACAAGGAGACCGTTGCCTCAGCTACCTCAGAGGCAGTTTTCGGTGGTGTAGGAGTTGTAGTGGATATGCCAAACACATCTCCAGTGATCAAGGATCCAGCGACCATTAAGACTAGGCTCGCAGAGCTCGCCAACTATGCCAGATGCGATTACGGAATCTATTCAGGCGTCACGAAGGAGGACGTGGATAGTTTACCAATAGCAGGTTACAAGGTCTTTCCAGAGGACCTGGAGAAGGAAGAACTTGAGACCGTGATGAAGTCGAACAAGTTGAAGATCCTTCATCCAGAAATACCCTTATCTCTCCGCCCTGGTCGGGGGAACAGAAGGTTGTGGCAGGAGATCGCATCAATATACTTGGTCAGCGGGAAATTTCACATTACCCATGTGACCAACATTGAAACTCTGAGATTGGCTAAGAATCAAGGCTTCACAACAGACTTAACAATGCACCATTTGTTAGTTGATGGGGAGAAGGACTGCCTTTCTAAGGTAAATCCGCCTATCAGGGACTTAACCGAGAGGAGGAAACTCATCGCGGGTATCTTTGAGGTTGATGCGGTGGCTAGCGATCATGCACCGCATTCCAGTGACGAGAAGGAATTACCTTACGAGCTATGTCCTCCTGGAATACCCGCAGTCTCCTTCACTCTTCCCTTCCTATATTCCCTTGCGTTTAGGGGTTTGATACCCCTGTCTAGAGTGGTGGAGTTAACTGCGAGTAACCCCAGCAAAATTCTGGGCATAAATGCTGGCATTATCAAGGAAGGCAACGTTGCCAATTTCGTTGTTTTGAGAAGGGAGAGATGGAGATACTCCACGAGGTTTAGCAAGGCCCTACACACTCCTTTGGATAAATACCCTCTCGACGCCATGGTTTACGCCACCATAGTGGAGGGAAAGGTGGCCTACATGGATGGAGACGCTTATCCTGTGAGGGGATCAAATGTATTCGACAAAACTGGCAGGACTTGAGTTAGAGGACCCCTTCCTAATCGCATCTGGAATAGTGCCAGATGTCCCAGAGTTTATGGAGTCAATCTGTAAACAATACAGACCTTCAGCAATAACTACCAAGACGTTCACCCTTAACCCTCTCAATCCCCACCATTCACCAACCTTCATCAAAATAGGAGAAGGTTGCTATATGAATGCCATAGGTCTGGGCAATCCTGGAATTGGGGAACTTAGAGAGGTCGGCTGCAGACTGTTCGTTAGCATAGGAGGCTCATCTAAAGAGGAAATCATTGAGACGGCCATAAGGGCTGAAAATCTTGCCTCGTTGATTGAGATAAATGTTAGCAGTCCCAATAGGAGAAATTATGGAGCGGACGTGTCAAGTTCGGTCAGGGAAATTGTTAAGGATGTGAAAAGCGTTGTGTCTAAACCGGTTTTCGTAAAGCTAGGACCATGGGATAACGTTGTGGAACTATCAGGAAAGGCGTTAGATGGAGGAGCAGATGGACTGACTCTAATAAATACAATCAAAGGAATGAAGATTGATGTGGAGACCGGTAAACCCATCCTATCTTACGGCACAGGAGGGATATCTGGAAGGTGTATTCATCCCATTGCAGTAAGGATAATTCATGACGTCTACAGAGAGTACGCCCCTGAAATTATTGGAGTAGGTGGAGTTTTCTCGGCCGACGACGCACTTGAGCTCATGGAAGTTGGAGCCAAGGCCATAGGATTGGGAACTGTCCTAATTGATCAAGGTTATCAAAGTCTGACTTCCATCAGAGAGCAAGTTAAGTCCTTCTTAGAGGAGAAGGGAATAAATCTCTCCAGTGTGATAGGTTCAGGAGTGAAAAAATGACAAGAATAAATATGAAGGGCAGGGACATGGAGAACCTAGTCTTCTTGGGAAGAGTGAAAACTGTCAACGTGGAGTTCTGTAATGATACGAAGACCATGGCTAAGGTCATTGCTAAACTTGACACGGAAGAGGAAGTAGAGACAGAGTGTATACCAACTAGGGCAGCCGGGAAAATCTCCACAGTAATGAAACATTATCTCAGGTTAGGAGTAGGAAAATATATAATCAAGGAAGCTGACGTAGTAGGAAACGTGGACACGGAGGGGGGAGAAGAAGATGAAACTCAGAATTGACAAACTACCTAAAACCGATGAAGACCTAGAGGAAATACAGAGAGAGGTTGAAAGTTCTCATCATGATCATGAACATCACGAACATAGCCATGGCGAGTCTGATCTGGAATCCATACTGGGAGAACTCTACGTTAACTATCAAAGTCTCGAATCCAAAACCAAGGAATTGGAGGAAGAAAACCAGAGGCTCAAGAAGGAATTAGCTAACGTTTATCGTATTTTATCCCATATAGTTACTGCATTGGTGACTAATAATGCCGAAGACAAACGTAAGTCTTTAAATGAAATTCTTTCCATACTGGCACATGATAATAGATAACGTCATTGTTATCGCTGTAAAAGTTTTCGCTGTAATGGATCCCTTCTCGATCATTCCCTACATTCTTTCTATCTTTGAGGAAGCTACTCAAGGCGGAGAGAACATGCGCTGGAGCTATCTGGTTAATAAGATAGAGATAGCTGTGATCGTTCTCCTTCTCCTATTTTCTGTGATTGGGAGATTCATTCTACAATTTCTTGGAATACAGCCTTACTCCCTTGAAATAGGTGGAGGTATACTACTAGTATATCTAGGCATTGATACCCTGGGAGGCTTTCAGCAACTCAAATTTCTCTCCAAGAGGCTTGAGGAAGCCGTTGTGACTCCCATTGCTACTCCGCTCATAGTTGGTCCTGGGACCATGACAGCCCTGGTTTCTCTCTCAGTGCAGAATAGTATACTAGAACTGGCTTTGGGTAGCCTCATAGCTTCTGCACTAACCTATGCGGTGCTTTTAACTGGGCCTCTTCTGATAAAGGTTCTGGGAAGAACGGGTACTGTCGCGGCCGGAAGGTTCACTGCCATAATAATCGCTGCCTTTGGAGTTCAATTAATCATACAAGGTATATCTCAAGCTAAGGTTGCATGACAATTCCCTCGAAGAATAAAAATTTTTTAATCAGTAAGAAAATGAGTTAGCGGGTTTCATGTCAAGTAATGGGAGAAAAAGGGTGGAACTTGATACTATTGACAGGAGATTACTAATTGAATTATTGAGGGACTCCCGCGTGAGCCTAAGAAGGCTTTCGGAGGAGATGAACGTCTCTCCTGCCACGTTACATAATAGGTTAACGAAACTTGTTCAGGAGGGGGTTATAAGGGGTTTTACTGCGCTAGTTGATTACACCAAGCTTGGGTATTCTCTTTCCGCGATCATTATGGTGAAAGTAAGTGGGAAGTACCTAGTTGAGTTCGAGAAGGAGATAGCCAACACCGACAATATCGTCGCCGTATATGACGTCGTAGGAGAATATGACGTCGTGTTGATAGCTAAGTTCAGGAGTGTGGAGGAGTTGGACGCGTTTCTAAAACAATTGCTTAAGAATAGCAAGGTGGAGAGGACATATACTAGCATAGTCCTTAACTCGGTTAAAGAGGATCCTAGAGTCAGAATCTAGAAACTTATGAGCAAAATAGCTCTCTTCTGATCTTACTCTCTGAGGATCTGTTCAATATTTTAAGTATATATTGAGAATTCTATTTATAACTAGATTCAAATATTATCAAGATTAAAAATTAACTTTTTTATGAATGGGGGTTTTGATTTTAGGAAAATACTACGACCTTATAATCAAGACTATCGAAGTGATAAGCATCGCAGTAATTCCCAAAATCCTTATATATGAATCCAGGGGCTTAACACAATATATGGTGTTTTGATTGAGGTTTTGTCCTAAGGATGGAGGAATAATGTTACCCACAAAAAAAGATGATAAGGAGGTTTTGAGGTGCAAGAAGTGTGGGTATGAAGAGCCCCTTGATAGGAAGGCCAAGAAAGCCTATCAGATTAAAGAAAATAAGACTAAGTCTGGAAAAGTCCTGACTACATCTGTAGTTAGCGAAAGGGAGGGGAGAAAACGCGAGGACGATGAATGGGAACAAGAGAGAGAAGAGTATTACAAGGAAGTGGGCTTAGATTTACTTAGAGATGAACTAGAGGGTTCGGAAGAGAGCGATGAGGAGTAGAGTCTCTTTTCTACCTAGATTCACTTTAACACCGTAAACAATATATTAGTAAAACGCCTATTCATGGAATTATGAGAATATCTGAAACTACCAACAAATATCTATTGAAGAAGGGCAATTTTGATCTGATAGTAGAAGAGGTAAAGAACGAGAAAGGGGAAAGGTTCTTTTCTATTGGATCTCTAAAAAGTACTTCCACTGCAAGCGGTGAGAGTTGGCAACTGGACACGAGCAGTTACAAAACAATAGATAGGAAAAATCTAGATGCAGACTTGAAGAAGCTCCTCAGCCTAATTAAGTGAGGAGGTTATTAAAGATGGAAAGCGTGGACTTCATATTAACCACGGACAGGTGTTTAATGACAAACCACCACGGAAAGGAGTTCCTTGGCTTTCTTGGAACAGGACCAGCAATAGGTGTTCCAGAGTCGGCGTGGAAGTGGTTGGCCTGTCCCAAGATGAAAACAGATAACATGGGAAGACCATGGGAAGCGCCTTACGGAATGAGAAAGGTAGAGGCCAAGCTAATTGATGAGGGATTTAAGGCTGCGATAATAGATCCCGACCATTTGGCCCCTCACTTAAAGAATGCTAAAGCGCTCATGTTCTCCCATCATGACTACTTCGCTTTTGGACCTCCCTCCTCGACTTGGTGGGGGATCACTAAGCAGGAACCCGTCAACTACAAGAGCTTTCAAGAACTGATCAACAAGCCCGAAGTTCAAGAGGCTAAGAAACGCGGAGTAAAGATGATTGCTGGAGGTCCGTCGGTTTGGCAGTGGCTATGGAGAGAGGACATGATTGAAAAAGTTGGAATAGATACCTTGGTCGATGGGGAGGCTGAGAGAGTCATAGGCAAGCTTGCTCAGATGATTATCGACGGAGATGATCTACCTAGATATATGTATGTTAGTGGGGAAGACGTACCTGGTATAGAGGACATCCCTGATATAAAGGGCGCGAGTGTCAATGGTCTCATTGAAATAATGAGAGGATGC containing:
- the pyrD gene encoding dihydroorotate dehydrogenase PyrD — translated: MYSTKLAGLELEDPFLIASGIVPDVPEFMESICKQYRPSAITTKTFTLNPLNPHHSPTFIKIGEGCYMNAIGLGNPGIGELREVGCRLFVSIGGSSKEEIIETAIRAENLASLIEINVSSPNRRNYGADVSSSVREIVKDVKSVVSKPVFVKLGPWDNVVELSGKALDGGADGLTLINTIKGMKIDVETGKPILSYGTGGISGRCIHPIAVRIIHDVYREYAPEIIGVGGVFSADDALELMEVGAKAIGLGTVLIDQGYQSLTSIREQVKSFLEEKGINLSSVIGSGVKK
- a CDS encoding MarC family protein, which codes for MIIDNVIVIAVKVFAVMDPFSIIPYILSIFEEATQGGENMRWSYLVNKIEIAVIVLLLLFSVIGRFILQFLGIQPYSLEIGGGILLVYLGIDTLGGFQQLKFLSKRLEEAVVTPIATPLIVGPGTMTALVSLSVQNSILELALGSLIASALTYAVLLTGPLLIKVLGRTGTVAAGRFTAIIIAAFGVQLIIQGISQAKVA
- a CDS encoding RPA12/RPB9/RPC11 RNA polymerase family protein; translated protein: MRFCPKDGGIMLPTKKDDKEVLRCKKCGYEEPLDRKAKKAYQIKENKTKSGKVLTTSVVSEREGRKREDDEWEQEREEYYKEVGLDLLRDELEGSEESDEE
- the pyrB gene encoding aspartate carbamoyltransferase translates to MRDVISVLDFSKEEILKLFDLTEKHLNNQFRPKLEGKIVATAFFEPSTRTALSFSSAALSIGAKVLGFSSDEATSVSKGENLADTIRMLDNYADCIVMRHKLDGSAKFAAEIASKPVINAGDGKREHPTQALIDMFTVMKLFGQLENLVFGFIGDLRYARTVNSMLRILTLFKPKMVYLISPQQLRARTEILEGLNYPFKEITDVRDVAGELDVLYVTRIQRERFLDEDEYEKVKESYKVDVKTVEAMRKDSAILHPLPRVSEVDRKIDSMPQAKYFLEASYAVPLRSVLLHEVMTGD
- a CDS encoding Lrp/AsnC family transcriptional regulator, coding for MSSNGRKRVELDTIDRRLLIELLRDSRVSLRRLSEEMNVSPATLHNRLTKLVQEGVIRGFTALVDYTKLGYSLSAIIMVKVSGKYLVEFEKEIANTDNIVAVYDVVGEYDVVLIAKFRSVEELDAFLKQLLKNSKVERTYTSIVLNSVKEDPRVRI
- the pyrC gene encoding dihydroorotase — encoded protein: MWIKGKIFVDGITEGCVGFDRRIKELKKECKPDLKFPDDSLIFPAGVDMHVHLRGLRLAYKETVASATSEAVFGGVGVVVDMPNTSPVIKDPATIKTRLAELANYARCDYGIYSGVTKEDVDSLPIAGYKVFPEDLEKEELETVMKSNKLKILHPEIPLSLRPGRGNRRLWQEIASIYLVSGKFHITHVTNIETLRLAKNQGFTTDLTMHHLLVDGEKDCLSKVNPPIRDLTERRKLIAGIFEVDAVASDHAPHSSDEKELPYELCPPGIPAVSFTLPFLYSLAFRGLIPLSRVVELTASNPSKILGINAGIIKEGNVANFVVLRRERWRYSTRFSKALHTPLDKYPLDAMVYATIVEGKVAYMDGDAYPVRGSNVFDKTGRT
- the pyrI gene encoding aspartate carbamoyltransferase regulatory subunit; translation: MIELKSGLIVSKIKDGTVIDHIPAGRALAVLKVLGIRGIEGSRIALVMNAESSKYGRKDILKIEDRTIEEKEAELITLIAPEATINIIKEYEVVGKRKQEIPDFITGLLKCSNPSCVTNNDPEAVSKFRTIVKRPIVLSCTYCETRLTEDEVMRQILG